AGTAACGCAAAAGGAGAGAAGGAAATATATAAATTAAAAGAGCTTCTTCCTAAAGCTTTTAACCAGATATCAAGAAGTCACTCGTTTCTATAAGCGGGAGCTGAGTTGATGCGAATTTAATAACAACCTTGTTCAGCGGGAGATTGCAAGACTCCCACTGAATCCCCAAGCGAAGCGAGTTTGCTAAAGATGATATAGATTTAATAAATAGGATGGAGGCACAATCATTATGGCATTTAAATCAGGTTTTGCAACTATAGTTGGAAGGCCGAATGTAGGGAAATCTACCCTGGTTAATAGCCTTGTGGGTGATAAGATATCAATTATTTCCAGCAAACCCCAGACTACCAGGAATACTATAAAAGCAATTGTATCAAAAGAAAACTACCAGATAATATTTGTTGATACTCCCGGTATTCATAAACCCAAAAATAAGCTTGGTGAGCACATGGTTACATCTGCTATCGGGACACTGGAAGAAGTAGATGCGGTTATAATGATGGTTGAAGCTACTGATTCCAAGCCTGGACCGGGTGATTTATATATTTTGGAACAGTTGAAAAAGATAAGAACACCTGTATTTTTGTTAATAAATAAAATTGATTTAGTAAATAAAGAGCAAGTCCTAAACGTAATAAATCAATATAAGGATTTGTTGGACTTTCAGGCTGTAATTCCTATATCTGCATTAAATTTGGATGGTATTGATGAAATAATAAAAGAATTACTTAAAGTCATACCTGAAGGTCCTAAGTATTTTCCTGACGATTCTGTTACAGACCAGCCTGAAACTTTGATAGTTGCAGAATTTATCCGTGAAAAAGCTCTGCACTACTTGGAAGATGAAGTCCCTCATGGTATTGGCGTCGAAGTGACCAGCTTTAAGGAAAGGAAAGATAAAAACATTATAGATATTCAAGCAAATATATACTGTGAAAAAAATTCACATAAAGGAATATTAATTGGAAAGAATGGCAGTATGCTTAAAAAAATTGGTTCAAGTGCAAGAATGGATATTGAAAGACTTCTTGGTGCTAAGGTTTTTCTTGAACTATGGGTTAAGGTAAAAGAAGACTGGAGAAATAGCATTTCCATGCTGAAGACTCTTGGGTATTCATCCTACGATAAGTAATTATATTTCTACCTGTAACATTTTTCGTAGAATTGCAACGAAATATTTTCAAGTATACAAAAAGTTTTTTTGGTGTAATATAATTATTGAGGGTAAATATTCAACATAATTAACAAGGACAATTCTTACAAAAGAAAAGAAGGGGGATTCAGCCTACATGTTGATAAGAGATTATTCTTGGAGATTGTTTGAAATGACAGGTGATATAAATTCTTATATGCTGTACAAAGAGGCTGGAAAAACTGGTAAATCCAATAAAAATAAAACAGGAGAACAGCAGGGTACAGATATCGATTTAAAAGAATAAATCCCTGGAAAAAATTAAATGGCTTATTTGAGGATAAAAGGTATTGTTATAAAACAAGTTGTTTTTGGGGAAGCCGATTTGATTATAACAGTGCTAACCAGCACAAGAGGAAAAATAACAGCTTTTGCAAAAAACGCCAAAAGACCCAGAAGCAGGTTGTCTGCTGGCGCGCAGCTTTTGTGCTATAGTGATTTTGTTTTATTTAAGGGCAGAGATATATATTCAGTCAATTCTTGTGAGGTCATTGAACCTTTCTATAATATTAGAAATGATATTATTAAACTTACATATGCCGCTCACATGTTGGATATAATTAATGACAGTGTTCAGGAGAACCAACCTGCTAATAAGGTGTTACAGCTTTTTTTGAACTCTTTACATATGATTGCTAATACTGATAAATCACCTGAATTGGTTGTCAGGATTTTTGAACTTAGATTGCTTACCATTCTGGGCTACGCCCCACATGTAAAAAATTGTATTGTATGC
This region of Clostridiaceae bacterium genomic DNA includes:
- the recO gene encoding DNA repair protein RecO; this encodes MAYLRIKGIVIKQVVFGEADLIITVLTSTRGKITAFAKNAKRPRSRLSAGAQLLCYSDFVLFKGRDIYSVNSCEVIEPFYNIRNDIIKLTYAAHMLDIINDSVQENQPANKVLQLFLNSLHMIANTDKSPELVVRIFELRLLTILGYAPHVKNCIVCGGDFKEGCNFSFNKCGFICKNATCITEDKSALDIMKGTARTINHIVLAPIKELFNFDVSPEVLKELKIVSSKYLRDRLEKDYTKLDFLKIL
- a CDS encoding GTPase Era produces the protein MAFKSGFATIVGRPNVGKSTLVNSLVGDKISIISSKPQTTRNTIKAIVSKENYQIIFVDTPGIHKPKNKLGEHMVTSAIGTLEEVDAVIMMVEATDSKPGPGDLYILEQLKKIRTPVFLLINKIDLVNKEQVLNVINQYKDLLDFQAVIPISALNLDGIDEIIKELLKVIPEGPKYFPDDSVTDQPETLIVAEFIREKALHYLEDEVPHGIGVEVTSFKERKDKNIIDIQANIYCEKNSHKGILIGKNGSMLKKIGSSARMDIERLLGAKVFLELWVKVKEDWRNSISMLKTLGYSSYDK
- a CDS encoding YqzL family protein; translation: MRDYSWRLFEMTGDINSYMLYKEAGKTGKSNKNKTGEQQGTDIDLKE